The following are from one region of the Streptomyces decoyicus genome:
- a CDS encoding adenosylcobinamide-GDP ribazoletransferase, whose translation MTDSPAPPAPSDALRFAFGTLTVLPVRVTRWDREAARGGMLCAPLAGLVVGLCAAALGAALLLLGGGPLLAAVATAVVPAVLTRGLHLDGLADTADGLGSAKPAEAALRIMKQSDIGPFGVITLLFALLAQVAALDQLYADGWAPAAVAAVVAAVTARCALTLASRAGVPAARPEGLGAAVAGTVPVRAALLCTALVAAGCTAAGAAFGPYGALHAGLAALLGLGLGELLLRHCRRRFGGVTGDVFGALAEGAGLTALVAMSLG comes from the coding sequence GTGACCGACTCCCCCGCTCCCCCGGCCCCCTCCGACGCCCTGCGCTTCGCCTTCGGGACGCTGACCGTGCTGCCGGTACGCGTCACCCGCTGGGACCGGGAGGCGGCGCGCGGCGGAATGCTCTGCGCGCCGCTGGCCGGACTGGTCGTCGGGCTGTGTGCGGCCGCGCTCGGCGCGGCGCTGCTGCTGCTCGGCGGCGGTCCGCTGCTCGCCGCGGTCGCCACCGCCGTGGTGCCCGCCGTGCTCACCCGCGGACTGCATCTGGACGGGCTCGCCGACACCGCCGACGGCCTGGGCAGCGCCAAGCCCGCCGAGGCGGCGCTGCGCATCATGAAGCAGTCCGACATCGGCCCGTTCGGGGTCATCACGCTGCTGTTCGCCCTGCTGGCACAGGTGGCCGCGCTCGACCAGCTGTATGCGGACGGCTGGGCACCCGCCGCCGTCGCGGCGGTCGTTGCGGCGGTCACCGCCCGCTGCGCCCTGACCCTCGCCTCCCGCGCGGGGGTGCCGGCCGCCCGCCCGGAGGGACTTGGCGCGGCGGTCGCGGGCACCGTCCCGGTGCGGGCGGCGCTGCTGTGCACGGCGCTGGTGGCCGCCGGATGCACGGCCGCCGGCGCCGCCTTCGGCCCGTACGGCGCGCTGCACGCCGGGCTCGCGGCGCTGCTCGGCCTCGGGCTGGGCGAACTGCTGCTGCGGCACTGCCGGCGGCGGTTCGGCGGGGTGACCGGCGATGTGTTCGGCGCGCTCGCGGAGGGCGCCGGGCTCACGGCGCTGGTCGCGATGAGTCTCGGATAG
- a CDS encoding leucyl aminopeptidase, whose product MTALTLSTSSAATVRADAVVVGVAKGAKGVVVAPGAEAVDKAFGGKLAAVLETLGASGAEGEVTKLPAADGLKAPVVLAVGLGEAPGKDDGYDNEALRRAAGSAARALTGSKKAGFALPVEDAEAAAAVSEGALLGAYSFTAYRSNGNGQNAKGAKKNDAKSAPLAEVALLGTKPRDKEFKAAAERSQALAAEINRARDLINMPPNDLDPKAFAAEAQAAAKEFGLKVEVLDEKALKKGGYGGLLGVGQGAEAPPRLVRIAHTHAKATKTLALVGKGITYDSGGISLKPAGHNETMKCDMSGAAAVFAAVVAAARLGLEVNVTGWLALAENMPSGSATRPGDVLTMYSGKTVEVLNTDAEGRLVLADALTRASEETPDAIVDVATLTGAMVLALGSRTFGIMANDDAFRTSVHEIAEEVGEQSWPMPMPSELRKGMDSPVADIANMGERMGGGLVAGLFLKEFVGEGITWAHLDIAGPAFHEGAPWGYTPKGGTGSAVRTLVRLAERTAAGDLG is encoded by the coding sequence GTGACTGCACTGACCCTCAGTACTTCTTCCGCCGCAACGGTGCGCGCGGATGCCGTCGTCGTCGGCGTGGCCAAGGGCGCCAAGGGCGTCGTTGTCGCCCCCGGCGCGGAGGCCGTGGACAAGGCCTTCGGCGGCAAGCTCGCCGCGGTGCTGGAGACCCTCGGCGCGAGTGGTGCCGAGGGCGAGGTGACCAAGCTGCCCGCCGCGGACGGCCTCAAGGCGCCGGTCGTGCTGGCGGTCGGCCTCGGCGAGGCGCCGGGCAAGGACGACGGCTACGACAACGAGGCGCTGCGGCGCGCCGCGGGCAGTGCCGCCCGCGCACTGACCGGCAGCAAGAAGGCCGGCTTCGCGCTGCCCGTCGAGGACGCCGAGGCGGCCGCCGCGGTGAGCGAGGGCGCGCTGCTCGGCGCGTACTCCTTCACCGCCTACCGCAGCAACGGCAACGGGCAGAACGCCAAGGGCGCCAAGAAGAACGACGCCAAGTCGGCGCCGCTCGCGGAGGTCGCACTCCTCGGTACCAAGCCGCGCGACAAGGAGTTCAAGGCCGCCGCCGAGCGCTCCCAGGCGCTGGCCGCGGAGATCAACCGCGCCCGCGACCTGATCAACATGCCCCCCAACGACCTCGACCCGAAGGCCTTCGCGGCCGAGGCGCAGGCCGCGGCCAAGGAGTTCGGCCTCAAGGTCGAGGTGCTGGACGAGAAGGCGCTCAAGAAGGGCGGCTACGGCGGCCTGCTGGGCGTCGGCCAGGGCGCGGAGGCCCCGCCGCGGCTGGTGCGGATCGCGCACACGCACGCCAAGGCCACCAAGACCCTGGCGCTGGTCGGCAAGGGCATCACCTACGACTCGGGCGGCATCTCGCTCAAGCCGGCCGGCCACAACGAGACCATGAAGTGCGACATGAGCGGCGCGGCCGCGGTCTTCGCCGCCGTCGTGGCCGCCGCCAGGCTGGGCCTGGAGGTGAACGTCACCGGCTGGCTGGCGCTCGCCGAGAACATGCCGTCCGGCTCCGCCACCCGCCCCGGCGACGTGCTGACCATGTACAGCGGCAAGACCGTCGAGGTGCTCAACACCGACGCCGAGGGCCGTCTGGTGCTGGCCGACGCGCTGACCCGCGCCTCGGAGGAGACCCCGGACGCGATCGTGGACGTCGCCACCCTCACCGGTGCGATGGTGCTGGCGCTGGGCAGCCGCACCTTCGGGATCATGGCCAACGACGACGCGTTCCGTACCTCTGTCCACGAGATCGCGGAGGAGGTCGGCGAGCAGTCCTGGCCGATGCCGATGCCGTCCGAGCTGCGCAAGGGCATGGACTCCCCGGTTGCCGACATCGCCAACATGGGTGAGCGGATGGGCGGCGGCCTGGTCGCCGGCCTCTTCCTCAAGGAGTTCGTCGGCGAGGGCATCACGTGGGCCCACCTCGACATCGCCGGCCCGGCCTTCCACGAGGGCGCTCCCTGGGGCTACACCCCCAAGGGCGGCACGGGATCCGCGGTGCGCACCCTGGTACGCCTGGCGGAGCGCACCGCCGCGGGCGACCTGGGCTGA
- the lpdA gene encoding dihydrolipoyl dehydrogenase — MANDASTVFDLVILGGGSGGYAAALRGAQLGLDVALIEKGKVGGTCLHNGCIPTKALLHAGEIADQARESEQFGVKATFEGIDIEAVHKYKDEVISGLYKGLQGLIASRKVTYIEGEGRLSSPTSVDVNGQRVQGRHVLLATGSVPKSLPGLEIDGNRIISSDHALTLDRVPKSAIVLGGGVIGVEFASAWKSFGTDVTIIEGLKHLVPVEDENSSKLLERAFRKRGIKFNLGTFFDKAEYTADGVQVTLADGKTFEAEVLLVAIGRGPVSAGLGYEEQGVAMDRGYVLVDEYMQTNVPTISAVGDLVPTLQLAHVGFAEGMLVAERLAGEKTVPIDYDGVPRVTYCHPEVASVGITEAKAKELYGADKVVALKYNLAGNGKSKILKTTGEIKLVQVKDGAVVGVHMVGDRMGEQVGEAQLVYNWEALPAEVAQLVHAHPTQNEALGEAHLALAGKPLHSHD, encoded by the coding sequence GTGGCGAACGACGCCAGCACCGTTTTCGACCTAGTGATCCTCGGAGGCGGTAGCGGTGGTTACGCCGCTGCCCTGCGCGGGGCGCAGCTGGGCCTGGACGTCGCCCTGATCGAGAAGGGCAAGGTCGGCGGCACCTGCCTGCACAACGGCTGCATCCCCACCAAGGCTCTGCTGCACGCCGGTGAGATCGCCGACCAGGCTCGCGAGAGCGAGCAGTTCGGTGTCAAGGCCACCTTCGAGGGCATCGACATCGAGGCGGTCCACAAGTACAAGGACGAGGTCATCTCGGGCCTGTACAAGGGCCTGCAGGGCCTGATCGCCTCCCGCAAGGTGACGTACATCGAGGGCGAGGGCCGGCTCTCCTCCCCGACCTCCGTCGATGTGAACGGCCAGCGCGTCCAGGGCCGCCACGTCCTGCTGGCGACCGGCTCCGTGCCGAAGTCGCTGCCGGGCCTGGAGATCGACGGCAACCGCATCATCTCCTCGGACCACGCGCTGACGCTGGACCGCGTGCCGAAGTCCGCGATCGTGCTGGGCGGCGGCGTCATCGGCGTCGAGTTCGCCTCCGCGTGGAAGTCCTTCGGCACCGACGTCACCATCATCGAGGGCCTCAAGCACCTCGTCCCGGTCGAGGACGAGAACAGCTCCAAGCTGCTGGAGCGGGCCTTCCGCAAGCGTGGCATCAAGTTCAACCTCGGCACCTTCTTCGACAAGGCCGAGTACACCGCCGACGGCGTGCAGGTCACCCTCGCCGACGGCAAGACCTTCGAGGCCGAGGTGCTGCTGGTCGCGATCGGCCGCGGGCCGGTCTCGGCGGGCCTGGGCTACGAGGAGCAGGGCGTCGCGATGGACCGCGGCTACGTCCTGGTCGATGAGTACATGCAGACCAACGTGCCGACCATCTCGGCCGTCGGTGACCTCGTTCCCACCCTCCAGCTCGCCCACGTCGGCTTCGCCGAGGGCATGCTGGTGGCGGAGCGGCTGGCCGGTGAGAAGACCGTGCCGATCGACTACGACGGCGTGCCGCGCGTCACGTACTGCCACCCCGAGGTCGCTTCGGTGGGTATCACCGAGGCCAAGGCCAAGGAGCTGTACGGCGCCGACAAGGTCGTCGCTCTCAAGTACAACCTCGCGGGCAACGGCAAGAGCAAGATCCTCAAGACCACGGGCGAGATCAAGCTCGTCCAGGTCAAGGACGGTGCCGTGGTCGGCGTCCACATGGTCGGTGACCGTATGGGCGAGCAGGTCGGTGAGGCCCAGCTGGTCTACAACTGGGAGGCCCTGCCGGCCGAGGTGGCGCAGCTCGTACACGCGCACCCGACGCAGAACGAGGCCCTCGGTGAGGCCCACCTGGCCCTGGCCGGCAAGCCTCTCCACTCCCACGACTGA
- the sucB gene encoding 2-oxoglutarate dehydrogenase, E2 component, dihydrolipoamide succinyltransferase, whose protein sequence is MAVSVTLPALGESVTEGTVTRWLKAEGERVEADEPLLEVSTDKVDTEIPAPAAGILSAIKVAEDETVEVGAELALIDDGSGAPAAEAAPAAAEAPAAEPQPEPSPAPAAEAPAPAAAPAGGAEGTDVVLPALGESVTEGTVTRWLKEVGEEVSADEPLLEVSTDKVDTEIPAPASGTLLEIVVGEDETAEVGAKLAVIGAAGAAPAAAPAPAAPAPAAAPEPAPAPAPAPAAAAPAPAAPAPAAPAPTPAPAPAPKPAPAAPAPAAGEGDGAYVTPLVRKLAAENGVDLSTVKGTGVGGRIRKQDVIAAAEAAKAAAPAPAAAPAAASKAPVIEVSPLRGQTVKMPRMRKVIGDNMMKALHGQAQLTSVVEVDITKIMRMRNKAKDAFAQREGVKLSPMPFFVKAAVQALKAHPVVNARINEDEGTITYFDTENVGIAVDAEKGLMTPVIKDAGDLNIAGIARKTADLAGKVRANKITPDELSGATFTISNTGSRGALFDTVIVPPNQVGILGIGATVKRPVVINHPELGETIAVRDMTYLALSYDHRLVDGADAARYLTTVKQILEAAEFETEIGL, encoded by the coding sequence ATGGCGGTTTCCGTAACCCTGCCGGCGCTCGGCGAGAGCGTCACCGAGGGCACCGTCACTCGCTGGCTCAAGGCCGAGGGTGAGCGCGTCGAGGCCGACGAGCCGCTGCTCGAGGTGTCGACCGACAAGGTCGACACCGAGATCCCGGCCCCGGCCGCCGGCATCCTCTCCGCCATCAAGGTGGCCGAGGACGAGACCGTGGAGGTCGGCGCCGAGCTGGCCCTCATCGACGACGGCAGCGGTGCGCCCGCGGCCGAGGCGGCCCCGGCCGCCGCCGAGGCACCCGCGGCCGAGCCGCAGCCCGAGCCCTCCCCGGCTCCGGCCGCCGAGGCCCCCGCCCCGGCCGCCGCCCCCGCGGGTGGCGCCGAGGGCACCGACGTCGTCCTCCCCGCGCTCGGCGAGAGCGTCACCGAGGGCACCGTCACCCGCTGGCTGAAGGAGGTCGGCGAGGAGGTCTCGGCCGACGAGCCGCTGCTGGAGGTCTCCACCGACAAGGTCGACACCGAGATCCCGGCGCCGGCTTCCGGCACCCTGCTGGAGATCGTCGTCGGTGAGGACGAGACCGCCGAGGTCGGCGCCAAGCTCGCCGTCATCGGTGCGGCCGGTGCCGCTCCGGCCGCCGCGCCCGCCCCGGCCGCTCCGGCCCCGGCCGCCGCTCCGGAGCCCGCTCCGGCCCCGGCTCCGGCCCCGGCCGCTGCTGCCCCGGCGCCCGCCGCTCCGGCTCCGGCCGCTCCGGCTCCGACGCCCGCTCCGGCTCCGGCCCCCAAGCCGGCTCCGGCCGCCCCGGCTCCGGCCGCCGGTGAGGGCGACGGCGCCTACGTCACCCCGCTGGTGCGCAAGCTCGCCGCGGAGAACGGCGTCGACCTGTCCACGGTCAAGGGCACCGGTGTCGGTGGCCGCATCCGCAAGCAGGACGTCATCGCCGCCGCCGAGGCCGCCAAGGCGGCCGCGCCGGCTCCGGCCGCCGCCCCGGCCGCCGCCTCCAAGGCCCCGGTCATCGAGGTGTCGCCGCTGCGCGGCCAGACCGTCAAGATGCCGCGGATGCGCAAGGTCATCGGCGACAACATGATGAAGGCCCTGCACGGCCAGGCGCAGCTGACCTCCGTGGTCGAGGTGGACATCACCAAGATCATGCGGATGCGCAACAAGGCCAAGGACGCCTTCGCGCAGCGTGAGGGCGTCAAGCTCTCGCCGATGCCGTTCTTCGTCAAGGCCGCTGTCCAGGCGCTGAAGGCCCACCCGGTCGTCAACGCCCGGATCAACGAGGACGAGGGCACCATCACCTACTTCGACACCGAGAACGTCGGTATCGCGGTGGACGCGGAGAAGGGCCTGATGACCCCGGTCATCAAGGACGCCGGTGACCTCAACATCGCCGGTATCGCCCGCAAGACGGCGGACCTGGCGGGCAAGGTCCGCGCGAACAAGATCACGCCGGACGAGCTGTCCGGTGCGACCTTCACCATCAGCAACACCGGTTCGCGCGGTGCCCTGTTCGACACCGTCATCGTGCCCCCGAACCAGGTCGGCATCCTGGGCATCGGTGCGACCGTCAAGCGCCCGGTGGTCATCAACCACCCGGAGCTCGGCGAGACCATCGCGGTGCGCGACATGACCTACCTCGCGCTCTCCTACGACCACCGTCTGGTGGACGGCGCGGACGCCGCCCGCTACCTGACCACGGTCAAGCAGATCCTGGAGGCCGCCGAGTTCGAGACCGAGATCGGTCTCTGA
- a CDS encoding GntR family transcriptional regulator — translation MTPPVVHSLREQIREHILEGIVSGRWQPGERIVERRIAVELEVSQTPVREALRELESLQLIESAPNKGVRVRNLTADDLKESYPVRAGLEQVAAELAAGRLSEDTVALEREVAALREADLAGDGEAQVRHTVAFHREIVRAAGNAVLLHTWESLGIEVWTTLSIRWFSPEPRSHAQDHQEIVDAFRRRDPKIGALLKSHVLSCAPRV, via the coding sequence ATGACCCCGCCCGTCGTCCATTCGCTGCGCGAGCAGATCCGCGAGCACATCCTCGAGGGGATCGTCAGCGGCCGCTGGCAGCCGGGCGAGCGGATCGTGGAGCGGCGGATCGCGGTGGAGCTGGAGGTCAGCCAGACACCCGTACGGGAGGCGCTGCGCGAGTTGGAGTCGCTTCAGCTGATCGAGTCGGCACCGAACAAGGGCGTACGGGTACGGAATCTGACCGCGGACGACCTCAAGGAGAGCTATCCGGTGCGGGCCGGGCTGGAGCAGGTGGCCGCCGAACTGGCCGCCGGGCGGCTGTCCGAGGACACCGTGGCGCTGGAGCGCGAGGTGGCGGCGCTGCGCGAGGCGGATCTGGCCGGTGACGGGGAGGCGCAGGTACGGCACACGGTAGCCTTCCACCGGGAGATCGTGCGGGCCGCCGGGAACGCCGTGCTGCTGCACACCTGGGAGTCACTGGGCATCGAGGTCTGGACGACGCTGTCGATCCGCTGGTTCAGCCCGGAGCCGCGCTCGCACGCCCAGGACCACCAGGAGATCGTGGACGCCTTCCGGCGGCGCGACCCCAAGATCGGTGCCTTGCTCAAGTCACACGTGCTGAGCTGCGCACCCCGGGTCTGA
- the aceE gene encoding pyruvate dehydrogenase (acetyl-transferring), homodimeric type — protein MPETVRLPYSQLDQLPDRDPEETAEWRESLDAVTEAAGPQRAAYLMRRALEHTARTEGTALPSLLETEYVNTIPTSAEPAFPGDEALEARITAWNRWNAAAMVTRGSKLGLGGHIATFASAAWLYETGFQHFFRGKEGDGSGDQLYIQGHASPGVYARAFLEGRLTEEHLDHFRQEAGGEGLPSYPHPRRLPWLWEFPTVSMGLGPLSAIYQARFNRYLEHRGIKDTANSHVWAFLGDGEMDEPESTAALALAGREGLDNLTFVINCNLQRLDGPVRPNFKIVQELEAQFRAAGWNVVKSLWGRAWDEIFALDTDGALIRRLGETPDAQFQTYATRDAAYLREHFFGANESLQALARTLTDAKLLELFQTSRAGHEPRKVYAAYQAAVTHKGAPTVILAQTVKGYTLGAGFESRNANHQMKKLTMDEFRTMRDVLELPIPDSALEGDQVPYWRPAEDSPEMVYLRERRAALDGPAPARKVVAKPLPMPADKAFDALKKGSGSQEIATTMAFVRLIKDLMRDKETGKRWVPIVPDEARTFGMESLFPTAGLYSPKGATYDPVDRDQLLWYKEAKDGQILNEGITEAGSLADFTAAATSYATHGEPMIPFYIFYSMFGWQRTADQFWALADQLGRGFVIGATAGRTTMTGEGLQHADGHSHLIASTNPAALSYDPAFAYEVAVIVKEGLRRMYGPDAEDVFYYLTVYNETKVQPAMPEGVEEGILKGLYRFNEGTKPEADSPQLQLLASGTAIHWALEAQQLLAADWGVAADVWSAPSWTELRRDALECDAARLEGEDRIPYVTRALAGAPGPVIAVSDWMRAVPDQIAPWVEQDWTSIGTDGFGLSDTREAARRHFGVDPQSVVVQALAALAHRGQVKPETVKEARERYGL, from the coding sequence ATGCCCGAAACCGTGCGCCTGCCGTACAGCCAGCTCGACCAGCTCCCGGACCGCGACCCCGAGGAGACCGCCGAGTGGCGCGAGTCGCTCGACGCCGTCACCGAGGCGGCGGGCCCCCAGCGCGCCGCCTACCTGATGCGCCGTGCGCTGGAGCACACCGCGCGCACCGAAGGCACCGCCCTGCCGTCCCTCCTGGAGACGGAGTACGTCAACACCATCCCGACCTCCGCCGAGCCCGCCTTCCCGGGCGACGAGGCACTGGAGGCCAGGATCACCGCCTGGAACCGCTGGAACGCCGCCGCGATGGTCACCCGCGGCTCCAAGCTGGGCCTCGGCGGCCACATCGCCACCTTCGCCTCCGCCGCCTGGCTCTACGAGACCGGCTTCCAGCACTTCTTCCGCGGCAAGGAGGGCGACGGCAGCGGCGACCAGCTCTACATCCAGGGCCACGCCTCCCCCGGCGTCTACGCCCGCGCCTTCCTCGAAGGCCGCCTCACCGAGGAGCACCTCGACCACTTCCGCCAGGAGGCCGGCGGCGAGGGCCTGCCCTCCTACCCGCACCCGCGGCGGCTGCCCTGGCTGTGGGAGTTCCCCACCGTCTCCATGGGCCTGGGCCCGCTCTCCGCGATCTACCAGGCGCGCTTCAACCGCTACCTGGAGCACCGCGGCATCAAGGACACCGCCAACTCCCACGTCTGGGCGTTCCTGGGCGACGGCGAGATGGACGAGCCCGAGTCGACCGCCGCACTGGCGCTGGCCGGCCGTGAGGGCCTGGACAACCTCACCTTCGTCATCAACTGCAACCTCCAGCGCCTGGACGGCCCGGTCCGCCCCAACTTCAAGATCGTGCAGGAGCTGGAGGCCCAGTTCCGCGCGGCCGGCTGGAACGTCGTCAAGTCGCTGTGGGGCCGGGCCTGGGACGAGATCTTCGCCCTGGACACCGACGGCGCGCTGATCCGCCGCCTCGGCGAGACCCCCGACGCGCAGTTCCAGACGTACGCCACCCGCGACGCCGCCTACCTGCGCGAGCACTTCTTCGGCGCGAACGAGTCGCTGCAGGCCCTCGCCCGTACCCTGACCGACGCCAAGCTGCTGGAGCTGTTCCAGACCTCCCGGGCCGGTCACGAGCCGCGCAAGGTGTACGCCGCCTACCAGGCCGCCGTCACGCACAAGGGCGCGCCGACCGTCATCCTGGCGCAGACCGTCAAGGGCTACACCCTCGGCGCGGGCTTCGAGTCCCGCAACGCCAACCACCAGATGAAGAAGCTCACCATGGACGAGTTCCGCACCATGCGTGACGTGCTCGAACTCCCCATCCCGGACAGCGCGCTGGAGGGCGACCAGGTGCCGTACTGGCGCCCGGCCGAGGACTCCCCCGAGATGGTCTACCTGCGCGAGCGGCGCGCCGCGCTCGACGGCCCGGCCCCGGCCCGCAAGGTCGTCGCCAAGCCGCTGCCGATGCCCGCCGACAAGGCCTTCGACGCCCTGAAGAAGGGCTCCGGCAGCCAGGAGATCGCCACCACCATGGCGTTCGTCCGGCTGATCAAGGACCTGATGCGGGACAAGGAGACCGGCAAGCGCTGGGTCCCGATCGTCCCCGACGAGGCCCGTACCTTCGGCATGGAGTCGCTCTTCCCGACCGCCGGCCTCTACTCCCCCAAGGGCGCGACGTACGACCCGGTCGACCGTGACCAGCTCCTTTGGTACAAGGAGGCCAAGGACGGCCAGATTCTCAACGAGGGCATCACCGAGGCCGGTTCGCTGGCCGACTTCACCGCCGCCGCGACGTCCTACGCGACGCACGGCGAGCCGATGATCCCCTTCTACATCTTCTACTCGATGTTCGGCTGGCAGCGCACCGCCGACCAGTTCTGGGCGCTGGCCGACCAGTTGGGCCGCGGTTTCGTCATCGGCGCGACCGCCGGGCGGACGACGATGACCGGTGAGGGCCTCCAGCACGCGGACGGCCACTCGCACCTGATCGCCTCCACCAACCCGGCGGCGCTCTCCTACGACCCCGCCTTCGCCTACGAGGTCGCGGTCATCGTCAAGGAGGGCCTGCGCCGGATGTACGGCCCGGACGCCGAGGACGTCTTCTACTACCTCACGGTCTACAACGAGACCAAGGTCCAGCCGGCCATGCCGGAGGGCGTCGAAGAGGGCATCCTCAAGGGCCTGTACCGCTTCAACGAGGGCACCAAGCCCGAGGCCGACAGCCCGCAGCTCCAGCTGCTGGCCTCCGGCACCGCCATCCACTGGGCCCTGGAGGCGCAGCAGCTGCTGGCCGCCGACTGGGGTGTGGCGGCGGACGTGTGGTCCGCGCCGTCCTGGACGGAGCTGCGCCGGGACGCCCTGGAGTGCGACGCCGCCCGGCTGGAGGGCGAGGACCGGATCCCGTACGTCACCCGTGCGCTGGCCGGTGCCCCCGGCCCGGTCATCGCGGTCAGCGACTGGATGCGGGCGGTTCCCGACCAGATCGCGCCGTGGGTCGAGCAGGACTGGACCTCCATCGGCACCGACGGCTTCGGTCTGTCCGACACCCGCGAGGCGGCCCGCCGGCACTTCGGCGTCGACCCGCAGTCGGTGGTCGTCCAGGCGCTGGCCGCCCTCGCCCACCGCGGCCAGGTCAAGCCGGAGACCGTCAAGGAGGCCAGGGAACGCTACGGCCTGTGA
- a CDS encoding helix-turn-helix transcriptional regulator — protein sequence MRAARLIRMVLLLQARPSMTGAELARELEVSERTVARDVLSLSEAGVPVYADRGRAGGYRLIGGYRTRLTGLGRSEAEALFLSGVPLALREMGLADAASAARLKVSAALLPELRDAAAGAAQRFHLDAPAWYQEPETPALLPEIADAVWDDRRITARYLRKDTEVERELEPYGLVLKAGVWYLAARTQGDYRVYRVDRFTAVARAGSGRTSGTEDAGERFTRDDSFDLPAFWAERAAQFARSILREEVVLRLSPRGVLQLPYATERAAAREAIDRAQAEGGPDEHGRLTVTLAVESMEVACAQLLALGPEGEVLAPGELRERLASAARRMAALYE from the coding sequence ATGCGTGCTGCCCGGCTGATCAGGATGGTGTTGCTGCTCCAGGCGCGGCCGTCGATGACGGGCGCCGAGCTGGCGCGGGAGCTGGAGGTCTCCGAGCGTACGGTCGCCCGGGACGTCCTCTCCCTCTCCGAGGCCGGGGTGCCCGTGTACGCGGACCGCGGCCGGGCCGGCGGCTACCGCCTCATAGGCGGCTACCGCACCCGGCTCACGGGTCTGGGCCGCAGCGAGGCGGAAGCGCTCTTCCTGTCCGGAGTGCCCTTGGCCCTGCGCGAGATGGGCCTGGCGGACGCCGCGTCCGCCGCCCGGCTGAAGGTCTCCGCCGCCCTGCTGCCCGAGCTGCGCGATGCGGCGGCGGGCGCCGCCCAGCGCTTTCATCTCGACGCACCCGCCTGGTACCAGGAGCCCGAGACCCCCGCACTGCTGCCCGAGATCGCCGACGCGGTCTGGGACGACCGCCGGATCACCGCCCGCTACCTCCGCAAGGACACCGAGGTGGAGCGGGAGTTGGAGCCGTACGGCCTCGTGCTGAAGGCCGGGGTCTGGTATCTCGCGGCACGCACGCAGGGGGACTACCGCGTCTACCGGGTCGACCGGTTCACCGCCGTGGCGCGCGCCGGGAGCGGCAGGACCTCCGGCACCGAGGACGCCGGGGAGCGGTTCACCCGCGACGACTCCTTCGACCTCCCGGCCTTCTGGGCGGAGCGCGCGGCCCAGTTCGCCCGGTCGATCCTGCGCGAGGAGGTGGTGCTGCGGCTCTCCCCGCGCGGCGTCCTCCAGCTGCCGTACGCCACCGAACGCGCCGCGGCCCGCGAGGCGATCGACCGGGCGCAGGCCGAGGGCGGCCCCGACGAGCACGGCCGGCTGACGGTGACGCTGGCCGTGGAGTCCATGGAGGTCGCCTGCGCGCAGCTGCTGGCGCTCGGCCCGGAGGGCGAGGTACTCGCGCCCGGCGAGCTGCGGGAGCGCTTGGCGTCGGCCGCCCGCCGGATGGCCGCGTTGTACGAGTAG